AGGTGTGTAAAGTTTAATACTATGCAGCTTTTGATGTTTTAGCATAACAATGTATGAAAAAAAGCTAAACATAACAGAAGTTAGTTGAAGTCCTGAAAAACCTCCTGGTTTGTGCTTATGAGATCCAACTGGGAAAACTTTTTCTATAGAACTGGGGAGTTTTACTCTTAACTGCAGCTTTCATTTGAGAAAAGGTAATGGATACCAGAAAATTACCAATATAATAATTTAGGCCATTCAGCACAGGGAGAAGAGAACAGAATGTGGTTTGTTAAGATTTTCCACAATGGCCCAAGTAAATAGTAATAGTTAATAGTGATAGTTATTGCTAATAGTGATAGTTATTCAATTCAGAGgttaagtttttaaaaatgtcttattGTTTACTGGTTTCTTTTTGATATTAAAATGGTAACTAAATTGAGGTTAAAGCTAATGAacttgcagtgaaaaaaaacccatctctTCTTTCACTTAATAGCACAAATTTAGATTATCCCAGAAACATGATTACAGAGCGGTGGGTTAAGTTAACTGAACTATTTTAGCCTCTTTATCTGGGACAGTAAAATTCACCCAAAAAGTTTTGGGTATTAATTTTAATACAGCTTCCAAACATGACTGAAATGAACATTGCTCTCTTTGATGTCAGAAGGCATGAAATTCAAGGAGCTGGTTCTGTTCTGCAAGAACTTAAATGGTCCTGTGTGTCACATGTTTAATTTTATCTGTCTCTTCCATCTGACTATTTGACTTGCACTAATCTAAAATTTTCAGATGTGTTTCTTGGAGGATGAAGCTCATTGCTTCTGTTTCAGGACTGCCTTTCTACTTCTAGATTATTCTTAAGCATGACCTTGATCTACTTGCAAAAAGATGGAATTTGAATCTTATAGTTCCAAGCTTTTATAATTAACTATGCACAATTCAATAAGTGGCAGGAACTCATTTAGGCTGTTGTTTTAGGCTGCCTAAAAGGAGAAATAGAAGATATTTTTCACTACTTAATGGTTAATATTTCTATTGCACAGATTGCCTAGTAAATTGTTTCTTTGattcttgtttttgtttatcTTAAAATTACCAGAGGTACTGTAATAAGTTGCTTCATATAACTAATCTCTTTATGAACAAAAGCTAGCTTTGGAAAAATAGCTCTTCAATGCGAATAATATCACTACTTCTACCACCTTAACTTAGTATCTCCGTATTGCAAATCTTGAAAAACTATAGCCACTATatatttcaggggaaaaaaaagcattacttTATTCATTTATTAGACTATATGaacattattttcataattgTATTTGAATTGCAAGGAACTAACAAACAGATATTCTTTGCTCAGCCTGGCTAAACTTTTAGAAATGAACTACCTAATTTGAAACCCAGAAATTGCTCAGTGCACACAGAAATGTATGCCAAATGATGATGTTAATGCTTTTAGAAACAATTTTGCATCAAAACAAACAGCtataaaaacccaaaatattaaaaaaatcaataagaAATCTATTCCTAAGAGAACTGTAATTTTGGTTTCATTGATTATGGAACAGGCCTTAGCACTAGCAAAAGGACGTGAAAATTGAAGAGcgatactatttttaaaattaaggcATATTTGCAGATTCCCTTTGCTGTAACTGGCCATGTGTCTGAAGACTTGTTGGAATATGCTGTCATGGTACACTTCAGGACCCTTGGAAACAAGAGGAAGAAAGACCGGGAAATATACTGGAAGGCATTCTAGTCCCAGGATAAAGGGAAAACATAAAACAGAGAAGTCAAATAATTTGTTACACAGCTAGAATGAAATTTGTCATTTCTGTGGAGTCCTAGGCTGCATTTCATGAAAGTAGTTAAAAGTAGTAATAGTACCTACAGGATTAAAATATTCAGTTCTGCAATGAATacaaaaaatgtgatttaaaaaaaaaataatttaggcaTTAGCAATAGCTTagcactgccagcaggttgagggacCATCTCTCTTATgagcaaaggcagagggagctgggcctgttcagcttCAAGGAGATAggactgagaggggacctcatcaatgtccatcagtacctgaagggaaaGTGCCAGAGAGATGCACCAGGCTTGTCTTGGTGGTGCTGAGCAATAAGACAAGATGCAATAGGACAGAAACTTATGCCCAGGtagttccacctgaacatgatGAAGAACTtatttactgtgcaggtgactgtgcactggaacaggttgagcagagagggtgtggagtgtCTCTTTCCAGAGATATTCAGAAGCTGTCAGCATCCTGAGTACCATTAGTGTAGCAGACCATGCTTGAGCAGAGAGGCTGGGCTAGATGACCACCAGTGGCCCCATCCACTTAACTAATTAATGTGTTTCAGTGAACAAGGAAGGGTAGAAAAGAGACTAAACAAAACTTTTCAACAACTctaaagaaaagataaaacCTTAGAGAAACTTAGAATTTTATCAGTTCAGTTTGACTGGgcaacaaaaagaaagatgaaagatTATTAGGATGTATTTGTATATCATCAGGGCAAAATAAATGGTAACAAAGGATGGAGTTACCCAAGGTAAGCACAATAGTAATGAATTGAAATTACAGccataaaatacaaaataaaccaTTTCTCCATCAAAATTGAAGTGGTTAATcactggaacaaaaaaaattaaaatcatattCAGATGAAAACTAAATGGTTACTTTCCACTTGTTTGGTCTAAACTCCATGTGTTTGGCTTAAAACTGGATTAACCATATAAAGCTTTGTGGTCCATGGTACATGAGAAATCTAAATCATTGAACTCAAGATTTTACCTTACCCTTTACAACTGTGATTGTGTGAATTTCAGgttttagaaaacatttactGTAAGTAACATGGAAGAATTTGAAGCAAGCATCATACACTTTTTGTCCTATTCTCCCTGGTCTCCATTCCCAAACAaacactgcaaaacaaaattaacgTGAATCTGACAAATCTGGAGCAGAATATGAAGCTTGTAGATGTGTATGTAATGTGAGTTAAGCAGCTGTAGACACAAGACACAATTAAAATAACCTAGCATTTTATTACTGTATCAGTCAAGTACATGCCTTTGTCTTTCCTAACTCTAGAACTCACCCATCCTCAGATTTTTGAGTAGTTACTACtatcctctctctcctcctcagTACCATCAGTATGGAAAGGACTCAAACCCAGTCCTGGAAAGCAGTCACTACATGGCCTACCACTGTACATAGCTAATACATAATAATGAAGATACAGAAAGATGATTTAGTGAGCTGATAAATGTGATGGACAGCTACTTAATTGCAGAGGAGAAAGTTAATTCACTGCTGAAGTGTCATTGTTTAAGTAATGCTTGTCTGTTCAACAGGCATCTACTTAACAGAGATGTTATTAAAGCTAAATTACAGCAAAGTGGTGAGACATCTCCATTTAAATAAGATAGATAAGTCAAAATGAGTGATGAGgtactcattttaaaaaattttggtTAAGCCATTTATTATAATTACCCTATGCTGTATCTTTAGTTTCTTCATTTGTCAGTTAATGTGTGGAGCCATTTGATTTGTATATTTCTTATTCTAAGTAAATAAcaaatacagactttttttttacttaaaaagtTAATTAGTTGAAGGAAGTAATATGAAAGCAGGAAGTATATGGAGTGAGAGAAATTAGGatataataggaaaaaattaacaTCAACTGTTACATGAAGATAGGCACATGAGAATATCTACCTTAAGTATAAAGTCTTTCATGGCTGCAAGAGATTAGCTTTAAAATCTAATAAAATGGCTACCTCCAAAAtacaaaaactaaaataattattaaaactCATCTTTCCCTATTATTTGAAGATGACTGAGTTTTAGGGCAAGATTTTGTTTATAAGCAGATAAAGTTACATATTAATATAAAAAGTAAACCACAGTAATACCAATCTTAATAAGAAAACATGTATAAAAACCTAATACCTAGCTCACTCAAAACCATGAAAACATTGAGAATAGAAATCTGTGGGAATGACAAATGTTTTACAGCAATCATAGATTTACAGAGTAAATGAACGATTTCTATGTCTATCTTCCAGCTCCCATGAAGATGTTGATCTCAAAAGACTGGGATTCCTCTAAGAAAGGAGCATGAACAGAATTACTTTTCCACACTAACGGccttcacatttattttattacttagGTCCCAGATATGACAAAACCCAGCCAGTTTTACTGCTTTCCTGCCTAACGTTAAGCAAGAGCTTCCTTCCCAGCCTGCGTGTTACACACACACCAACAGAGGGGGCAGCTGTAACAAGGCCCACTGCAATGCAGATACTTTATAGGCTCCAAATCCCACTTGCACTGGCTCCATCAGAAAAGGGCAAGCTTCGGTCAGCTTCCCAGAACCAGCCTGGCAATTCCCCCCTCCCTCGGCCCCTGTCCATCCTCCCCAGTCCCTGCTACCAAAACTACCTTGCCAGGCAGTGCCATTTGCTGGGCTAGATAAAGGAGTGAGTTTGATTCTTCTTTGGTGCAAATACCAAAGCTGTTAGAAGTGAGAGGATAATGTTCACACCTACTCTGCTTTACCTACGGAGGTTGGTGGAGGCCCAGAGCAGGAGACTGGTCCTTTAAAGAGAAACTGAAACTGAACTACTGATGTCTTAGTTGTGCATGTGGATATTAATTTTATAGAATCAGAGAGGTTAGAAAAGTCCTCAAAGGTGGCCAAGTCCATCTGTCCCCCAAAATTAAACAAAGTTATGTTGCTGGGCAACAAAAAGGACTAAACCCGCTGCTTTTATCCCTCCAAATATAGCGAGACAGGACCACTTGTTTAGATTGAAGTCACTGAATTAAGCAAAGCGTCCCTTTCTACTTGCAGCCAAGATTTTTAGGAATCAAAGGATGAAACCCCACCATTGTTTCATTGGCAGTAATGGAGACAGATCTTTGTAAGTCCTGCCAGCTGAGCAAGGGGCTGGGCCTGTGGCGGACTCACATGCTCAGATTCTTCTCTCAGGGTAAACGCTGTGTTTGCAACACCCACCAAATGTAACAAACGTTGCTTGAGTGATTTCATACAGACAAAAAGACAACATGAAGCAAACTTTGGTTTAATGCTAAAGACAGATTGTGTCTCAACAAAGACAAAATGACAAAAGATAGCGAACACCAAACCTCTTACATTTACTGATAAATCTAATAATACTAATGCATCTTTAATAATACTAATGAATAATGAATCTTACTAATAATGAATCTTAACTAATAAATGGAGAGATTCCTATCTAGTAAACTAAgtagaagaataaaaaatctaaaaacTTAACAAACAATCTTATTTCTGTCTAGTCCTCTTGACAGCTAACTCTTGCTAGCCCTAGACAGCTGCAGGGCTAATTTGGTCTTTTCTTCTTGGAGAGAGGCCCTGCTTCCTTCTGTGGGCAATGCCTTCTCCTGTGTTTATTCCTTTCCGTCATGGTTTCAAACACCCTGGAAGATAGAAGACAAACCATCCGTTGTTAATTTAAGACACACCATTAAATCAAGCGCCGAGATCTCCGTTTTTGTATGAATTTCTGTCTTCAGGCTGGGACACATTTGTAAATTGATCAGCACCGTGAGTCTGATCTTTCTTGTTTTAGTTCCTtcaaatttcttcctctttttgcttcatcctatttttaatttgactAGTCCCATCAAACCAAGCTTTGATGTATCTACTCCTACTTGTATGAATTGTGTCTTGTTGGGGCACGGCAAGGTTTCATTCTGAATACTGAGTTTTAACTAAGCTATTTGGGTTTAAAGTGGGTTGTAACCTTGACCACGGCTGTGAGGTGCGATCCTCCAAGTGCCCTCAACTTCCCCAGTTGTGCCTTTGAAAACGGTTAGCCTGTTTTAGTCCAAAGGTGCAGCTTTGAGCAGAAAGAGCAGGAACTTCCTCACCGTTTGCACTGCCCGCATGGAAAGGGGCCTCCCGCCGAATGAGGCGGCTGGTGCGGTTGGCAGCAGGGACACTCCGCGCTGCGGGCCCTCTTGCGTCTTCTCTTCCCTGTCTCCCCATTCTCCTTTCTGGGAGggcttttgctcctctttgctTTGCCCACAGTCTGGAAATCAAAGTATCCTTATCAATGTTTCCTTCCTCTCAGAAAGCTGGAAATCAGAGTGCCCAGCACAAAAATCTATTGGCCTTAGCAAATTCCTCCAAACCCTGAAGAGCTGAGAAAATGGCTGGATTtggcagctggctgcagcaggctACCAACGCAGGACTTGCAGGAAAATAATCCTCTTTTCTACAGCCTGAAGGGGTGGCATAAATACGTGGGTATCTATAGTTctatatttcttatttatacCTCTCTGCCTaacatctatctatctatctatctatctatctatctatctatctatctatctatctatctatctatctatctatctctatTTTTCCTCCACAGATGTCTAGGGAATGGGTCAAATTAAATTCAGTCAAATTAGTGAAGACACATGGTTACCCATTTTCTACTACCCAAAAtaatctttctctctttctctttctctctctctctctctctctctgtgaaCCAAATTGCTGTTTGCCAGTTGGGGAAGTTTTAACAGAGCCACAGCATTGTCAGCTCCTTCTTGGGGAGTACGCTGGGATGCTACAAAAGGTCCCTGAAAATCTGCAGCATCTCCATGAATGCAGCCCAGATTACTGATGTTAGcaagcagtggggaattaaggATCTGATTGGAATCAGTGAGGGTGCCAGCCCTTGAGAAACCAATCTGTAGAGAGTCAAAGCCCATTTTGGTGATGGTGCTGCTTTGTTGGGTCAAAGTTATGCTCTAGGAtttcagggcagcagcacaaTGAAGCTCTGGGCAGCATCTGCTGCACCTTTCCCAGTGCATGGGACAATGTGATCCTGGCAAAGGGGCGTCCAGCCGATTTTGTCCCCTTCTCCCAGTTTCTTGACCCTCCTGGCATGTCTGGATCTCCTTCCCGCTCACCTGAGCAAGAGCACTGGCAAGTTTATGCTCTTTTTTCCAGGAGTAGTAGTACTCCACACACTGTGCCACGGTCTTACTCTGAATCTGttgtgaagagaaaaagaaggaatctAAAATGGCCATCATGTAGGGTGCATTGGAGAAAAAGTAGAATATGGAATAAACTAGGAAGTAAAATAATGGAGTAAATTGAGTAGGATGTAAAATGAGATCAACATGGAGTAAGAGAGGCATTATGCAATGTAGTAAACCCTGTATTATGCTACATAGTAACAGATGTAATGCACAGATCAAAAACAAATCCATCTAGCACAGTTCTTCTTTCCCCCGTTCACTCCAATTATCCCAATATAATGTGTTGTGGAAGCACCAGCACACCTATGAGACAAGTCTGACAGAATAAACCCTCGTATTCCAAAACAGCTTGGAGAAAAGGCTGGAGAGGCAGGATCATCATTTTCACATAGGCCTTCAATGTCCCATTTCATTACTACTTTAACATATTTGGTACTTGAGAAGAGAGAGACTGAATTCCAGTATTTGGTACCAGAAATAAGCGACATTTCCTGCTGATGATGTGTTAGAGTAAAGAATGTCCTATGGCTTTACCTGCTTCTGGATGAGATGAAAATCCTTGCCATAGGTGTGGAAAGCCTTTTGGAAGGACTCCTTCTCCTCAGGTGTCCATGTATCAGAGTCTGGCAATAAAAAGCGGCAGGTAAATTGATCCCTCTCTCCACTTGAAGAAGA
This sequence is a window from Vidua chalybeata isolate OUT-0048 chromosome Z, bVidCha1 merged haplotype, whole genome shotgun sequence. Protein-coding genes within it:
- the LOC128802511 gene encoding zinc finger protein 541-like; the protein is MKRKAKANIQPHINVGSDFQAELPELQTGPPSEDEEPATLVWKPWGEDDSDMEKPDRVRELLDMASSRGISGAAANLERALHCLHQARGSIPEALEMLLSGGPPTPQGHPLADYHYADSDTWTPEEKESFQKAFHTYGKDFHLIQKQIQSKTVAQCVEYYYSWKKEHKLASALAQTVGKAKRSKSPPRKENGETGKRRRKRARSAECPCCQPHQPPHSAGGPFPCGQCKRVFETMTERNKHRRRHCPQKEAGPLSKKKRPN